In one Culex quinquefasciatus strain JHB chromosome 2, VPISU_Cqui_1.0_pri_paternal, whole genome shotgun sequence genomic region, the following are encoded:
- the LOC6036872 gene encoding synaptic vesicle glycoprotein 2B, which produces MVESETDTNNSKYTNVRDDRVANGVGTKELPVAIPVDLNGGSKQTGLQIVPSKQQQDKASLDPERGFASKADFEHAIELTGYGRFHYILLAICGLVSTSEEMDVISMSFILPSAQCDLDLNTQSKGWLNSIIFIGMMVGAYVWGSVADSLGRKKVLIVISIMNALCIVASSFSQNYETFMVFRFLNGAALGGSGPVIWSYFAEFQPKAKRGSMLSFMAAFWTIGNLLVAGLAWLIIPANIGFTTAAFTFNSWRIFLMVCSIPSFIVAGLLLYLPESPKFLLSQGKMEDALAIFRGIYVTNTGKSADNYPVKELIIDEKLKSELEDVKKPIKNKYKRMLFNIMDNSKQLFMSPIVKFTTISITINFTFHIGYYGLMMWFPELFNRFDEYTRAHPDVEEASVCQVTDYVVKMGSHSDTGVCSATIPSTVFLESLITVAAALPANVIAVLFMDKLGRKFFLVFSTMSAGLCSASMYLVTNKHQNLAVSAIFSGVISMGNASLDCLITEVFPTNLRATGVAISMVAARLGGIIGNVVIATLLDLYCPAPTFIVAILLAGGGLMCLFLPNTTRTALS; this is translated from the exons ATGGTAGAAAGTGAAACCGATACCAACAATTCAAAGT ATACCAATGTAAGAGACGATCGAGTAGCAAACGGCGTCGGCACAAAGGAGCTCCCGGTTGCGATTCCGGTGGACTTGAACGGTGGCAGCAAGCAAACTGGCCTGCAGATCGTCCCCTCGAAGCAACAGCAGGACAAAGCGTCGCTCGATCCCGAGCGGGGCTTCGCCAGCAAGGCTGACTTCGAGCATGCGATAGAGCTCACTGGTTATGGCAGATTTCACTACATCCTACTAGCAATATGTGGTCTCGTAAGCACCAGCGAGGAGATGGACGTCATTTCGATGTCCTTCATCCTGCCGTCGGCGCAGTGCGACCTCGACCTGAATACTCAATCGAAAGGATGGCTAAATTCGATTATCTTCATTGGCATGATGGTTGGAGCTTATGTCTGGGGAAGCGTTGCCGACTCGCTGGGTAGAAAGAAGGTCCTCATCGTCATCTCGATCATGAATGCCCTCTGCATTGTCGCTTCCTCATTCTCGCAGAACTACGAAACGTTCATGGTGTTTCGCTTCCTCAACGGTGCCGC CTTGGGAGGTAGTGGACCAGTCATTTGGTCCTACTTTGCCGAGTTTCAACCGAAAGCCAAGCGTGGCTCCATGCTTAGCTTCATGGCTGCCTTCTGGACCATTGGTAACCTGTTGGTAGCCGGGCTGGCCTGGTTGATCATTCCAGCGAACATTGGTTTCACCACCGCAGCCTTCACCTTCAACTCGTGGCGTATTTTCCTGATGGTTTGCTCGATACCTTCCTTCATCGTGGCCGGCCTGCTCCTCTATCTACCAGAATCTCCCAAGTTTTTGCTTTCCCAAGGCAAAATGGAGGACGCCCTGGCCATCTTCCGCGGTATCTACGTCACCAACACTGGCAAATCGGCGGACAACTACCCGGTAAAGGAGCTGATTATCGACGAAAAGCTCAAGAGTGAGCTTGAAGACGTGAAGAAACCGATCAAGAACAAGTACAAACGAATGCTGTTCAACATCATGGACAACAGCAAGCAACTTTTCATGTCGCCGATTGTGAAATTCACCACAATCTCGATCACGATCAATTTTACATTCCACATTGGCTACTACGGGCTGATGATGTGGTTCCCTGAGTTGTTTAACCGCTTCGACGAGTACACTCGAGCCCATCCGGACGTAGAAGAGGCTTCCGTGTGTCAGGTCACAGACTACGTGGTCAAAATGGGCTCCCATTCGGACACCGGCGTCTGTTCCGCAACCATTCCAAGCACAGTTTTCCTCGAATCACTGATCACGGTAGCGGCCGCCTTGCCAGCAAACGTTATCGCCGTTCTGTTCATGGACAAGCTGGGCAGAAAGTTCTTCCTCGTGTTCAGCACAATGTCCGCTGGTCTCTGCTCTGCCTCGATGTATCTCGTCACGAACAAACACCAGAACCTGGCCGTCTCAGCTATCTTCAGTGGCGTAATCTCGATGGGAAATGCTTCCCTCGATTGTCTCATTACGGAagtctttccaacgaatctcaG AGCAACTGGAGTGGCCATTTCGATGGTGGCGGCCCGTCTCGGTGGTATCATCGGAAACGTAGTGATAGCAACGCTCCTAGATCTGTACTGTCCGGCGCCGACCTTCATCGTGGCGATTCTGCTGGCTGGCGGTGGCCTGATGTGCCTGTTCTTGCCCAACACCACCCGGACGGCACTTTCCTAA